The Flavobacterium commune genome contains the following window.
TTAGTCAAATCCTGAGCTTCTTTTACAATTACCACCTGACGTTCGGCCATCATTGGGTAACGTTTAGCAGTCGAAACAATATCTTCAACCGAAACATCTCTGCCGTACATCACCGTTTGATTGAATCCTTTTTCGTCTTCAGATAAAACATTTTCTTCAATATAATCCGATAACTTATCTATATAATAAGGTTCCTCCCCCATTAAAAAATAAATAGGTTTGATATTTCCGGCTTTTATATCGTTTACAATTTTTATGACTTCGTCCATTCTTTTGGTTTATAGTTTGGAGTTTATGGTTTATTTGAAAACAACAAACCATAAACTATAAACAAAATAACTATTTTTGCCTCATGCAAAAACTCAATTTTCAAGCTTATACTTTTCGTTTCAAAAATAGCGAAAATAAAACGGCAATTTTTGATGAAATCAGGAAAAAATTCATCATTCTTACTCCCGAAGAATGGGTTCGTCAGCATGTAGTCCGTTTTTTATTGGAAGAGAAAAAATATCCAAAATCCTTAATTAATGTCGAAAAAGTATTATTGGTCAACGGATTAAGAAAAAGATACGATGTGGTTGTTTTTAATCCTGACGGTTCCATCCATATTTTAGTCGAATGCAAAGCACCCGAAGTAAAAATCACCCAGGGGACTTTTGACCAAATTGCCCGCTACAATATGACGATGAAATCCAGTTTTTTGATGGTAAGCAATGGATTGAATCATTATTTTTGCCAAATGGATTATGAGAATGAGAAATACCAATTTCAAGCCGAACTTCCCGATTATAAAATAGAAAACACACCAAAACCTTGAAAAAAATAGCAGTCGTTATCCTTAATTGGAATGGAACAAAATTACTGGAACAGTTCTTACCTTCCGTTGTAAAATATTCTCCAGAAGCTGAAATTTATGTTGCCGATAATGCTTCGACTGATGATTCTGTTGACTTTGTAAAAGCGAATTTTCCAACTGTTAAAATTGTAAAAAACACCGGGAATTATGGTTTTGCCAAAGGTTACAACGAAGCTTTGCAACACATTGATGCCGAAATTTATGCTTTGGTCAATTCAGATATTGAAGTGACTGAAAATTGGTTAAATCCTATTTTAGAAACTTTCGAAAACGAACCAAAAACAGCTATTATCCAACCTAAATTATTGGATTTTAAAAACAAAGAATACTTTGAATATGCCGGTGCTGCTGGTGGTTTCATTGACAAATATGGCTATCCTTATTGTCGTGGACGTATTTTTGAAACTATCGAAAAAGATAACGGGCAATATAATGACGCCCTTGAAATCACTTGGGCTTCAGGAGCCTGTTTTTTCATTCGCAGTAAAGTATATCATGAATTAAAAGGATTTGATGCTGATTTTTTTGCGCATCAGGAAGAAATTGATTTGTGTTGGCGTGCAAAAAATTTAAATTATACAATCAAATACAACCCTAATTCAGTAGTATATCATGTAGGCGGAGCGACTTTACAACAAGGAAATCCAAAGAAAACTTTTCTGAATTTCCGAAATTCATTATTAATGTTGGTTAAAAATTTACCCAAAGAAAGTTTGTATTCGGTTTTATTTATTCGATTATTACTCGATGGAATTGCTGGAATACATTTTTTAACACAAGGAAAATTCAGTCATTTCTGGGCAATTTTGAAAGCACATTTTTATTTTTACAGCTTATTTTCAGAAACTTACAAGAAAAGAGGTGATTTTCAATCAAAAACATACTATACTGTTAAAAGTATCGTTATAAATTACTATTTAAACAATGGCAAGGTCTTTGCGAAGTAAAATTAACATTATTTTATATTTAATTTCTAAACATTAAAAACTAAATTTGTAAAAACTCAAAAACTAATAAAATTTATGAAAAAAGTTGTAATTGCCCTTTCGGTACTCGCTCTTTTAACTTCTTGTGTATCTAAAAAGAAATACGCAGCTTTAGAAGCAAAAAACAAAGAAACTCAGGATTTATTAAATACTGCTACTGTAAAATTAAATTCATGCCTTGAAGAAAAAGCAGGACTTACAGCAAGAGTTGAAGGTTTAAAAGAACAAAATCAAGGTTTAATCAGTACTTCAAAAGATTTGACTATGTTAACAGCTAAAGGAGCTGAAAACTTAGAAAAATCACTGGAAAGCTTAAAAGAAAAAGATTTAAAAATATCCAGACTTCAGGATGCTTTAACCAGAAAAGACAGTGTTACACTTGCTGTTGTAACCAGCTTAAAAAGCGTAGTAGGATTAAACGATGAAGATATCGAAATCAATGTTGAAAAAGGAGTAGTATTTATTTCTATTTCTGATAAAATGTTGTTTAAAACAGGTAGTTATAATGTAACTGACAGAGCAAAAAGCGTTTTAGCAAAAGTGGCAAAAGTAGTTAACGATAAACCGGATTTTGAATGTATGGTTGAAGGTCATACTGATAATGTACCTTACATTGGAAACAACATCTTGTTAGACAACTGGGATTTGAGTGTGAAACGTTCTACTTCTATCATCCGTGTGTTAACAAACGAATTAGGTGTGAAACCAGAACAATTAGTTGCCGCAGGTAGAAGTTCTTATGTTCCTTTAGTACCAAACACTTCTGCTGAAAACAGAGCTAAAAACAGAAGAACCCGTATTCTTGTTCTTCCTAAAATTGACCAGTTCTATGATATGGTTGAAAAAGAAATGAAAAAACAACAAAAATAAGATAGTGGTCAGTGAACAGTCCTGATAGTTCTCGGTATTAGTTTACGGCTTACAACAAAAAAACGTCCCATCCCGTAGTTATCGGAATTTGGGACGTTTTTTTATGGCAATGTGGTTAAAAATAGTTGGTAATTTTATCTCCTTTTATTGGAGAATAATTCTTTTTTAAAGTACCATTAACCTTTAAGGAATCAAAATAACACTTTATCCCTTTAGCTTTATCAAAACTTTCTTGGTTTTGAATATGAAAATGTAAATGTGGCTCTGAAGAATTACCAGAATTCCCACTCAAACCAAGTAATTTACCCTGTTTTATAAAATCCCCTTGTTTTACTTTCAATGAATTTTGCTTGAAATGTGCCAATAAAATATACTCTTCATTTTTTGTTTTCAACAAAATAGAATTCCCTAATAAAAACATCGTATTCATAACTCCTGGAACATTGTCTTTAATTCCATCAATAGCAAAAACAACTTCTGCATCGCAAGGAGCAATAATTTCTTTTCCAAAACAATAATAATCTTCGTTTGTTTTACCATCTGTTTTATAACTTTTTCCCTCCTTATTAATCACAATATCAAATGCATTCTGCTGAAAATTTGAGACAACATGATAATTTAAAATTCTGGTATCACCACCCCAAAAAACCGTCCATTCTTCTTTAAAAGGTAATTGCATAGGAGTAACATTTCTTTTAATTTCAGGAAATTTACTGGCATCATAAGGCGAAGCATAAATTCCACTTATTTTAGTATCACTTAAGGCTAGATATAAACACAATACACCTTTATCAAAATCAGTCTTGTAAACATCAAAATTATCCTTAAAACCTACCAATTCCATTTTATGAATTGCACCATAACTTGAATTCAATTTTGTTAAAAAATCTTTCATTTCATTAAGAGGTAAATTCTTTTTGGCAAAATCCGAAAATGAAGCATGTATCTTATCATACTGTGATGTATTATATAAATTTTGAAACTGCTTTAATATAGCTGGATTTTCAATATTTTCACTTTGAGAATATCCAACAACCAAATTGAAACATAATAAGATTACGAAGTAATACTTTTTCATTTTTAAACTATTTCGAACTAATTAATATTTATAAAAGTATAAAAAAAACATCCTGATTACTCAAGATGTTTTTTATTGACTAAAAATCCTTTTTTTACTTAAAGGATATCCAAACTTCCCTTTCCTTCACGAATTACTTCAGGTTCATGTCCTGACAAGTCAATAATAGTAGAAGCCACATTATCCCCATAACCACCATCAATAACCATATCAACCAGATTCTGCCATTTTTCAAAAATCAGTTCAGGATCAGTGGTATATTCTACCACATCATCTTCATCACGAATAGACATTGTAACGATAGGATTTCCCAGTACTCTTACAATTTCCAGCGTAATATTATTTTCAGGCACACGAATACCCACAGTAGTTTTCTTTTTAAATTCTCTTGGTAAATTATTATTTCCCGGTAAAATAAAAGTATAAGGACCCGGCAAAGCTCTTTTTAAAATTTTAAAAGTCGCGGTATCAATTTGCTTCACATAATCCGAAAGATTGCTCAAATCGTGACAAATAAACGAAAACTTCGCTTTTTCAAGCTTTACACCTTTAATTTTTGCGATTTTTTCTAAAGCTCTGGAATTAGTAATATCGCAACCCAAACCATACACTGTGTCTGTTGGATAAATTACCAGACCACCATCTCTTAAAACCTTAACCACTTTAGCAATAGCTGCTTCGGATGGTTTGTCTTCGTATATTTTTATGAATTCTGCCATTTTTTATTTTATTTCTAATAGTATTAAAGTTAAAAAAAAACCATTGACTTATGCTTATACTTTCTGCATTCTTGATTCTGATTTCTGTTTTACCCAATAACATCCAACTTCGCAAATCGTAGCAAAAGCTTTTTAATCCCTCCCACTTCAAACTTAATTTCAGCCTTTTTATCGGCACCAACGCCTTCCAAATTTAATACTTGTCCTCGCCCAAAACGTTCGTGCATAACAATATTTCCGGCAGTTAATTGATTATCAAATAAGTTCGCAGCTCCTGAAGGAGCATTAGAAGAAACCGGTTTTAATTTTCTGATTGCCGCTTCCGGTTTGGGTTGGTTATCAGTAATATATTTTGGAGGCGTTCCATTTGAAGGTTTTGCTAAACGTAATTTAGATTTGTCTACATCTCCAAAAACATCCTTATCAATCATAGGTTTAAATCGATAATTACTTTCGGCCGGTGTTAGGTATTCTAAAAATTGCCCATCAATTTCTTCGATAAAACGCGAAGGTTCGCTGTCTGTCAATTTCCCCCAACGGTAACGCGATTGCGAATAAGTCAAATACGCCTGATGTTCGGCCCTTGTTAAGGCAACATAAAACAAACGGCGTTCTTCCTCTAATTCTGAACGCGTACTCATACTCATAGCTGACGGAAACAAATCTTCTTCCATTCCTACCACAAAAACATGAGGAAACTCCAGTCCTTTTGCCAGGTGAATCGTCATCAAAGCCACACGATCTTCATCGCCGGTATCTTTGTCTAAATCGGTTGCCAATGCCACATCTTCCATAAATTCAGACAAAGAACCACGGGCTCCGTCAATTTCTCTTTGACCTTCGGTAAAATCTTTAATACCGTTTAATAATTCTTCGATATTCTGGATTTTTGCCATTCCTTCCGGAGTAGCATCTTTCTTTAATTCCTGAACTAATCCTGTTTTTTTAGAAACATGATCCGTAATATAAAAAGCATCCTGATTTTCGTTAATCACCTGAAAACTCTGAATCATCGTAACGAAATCCTGTAATTTCTGTTTGGTTCCCGAATTCAGTTTTAAATCGATGCGATCAATATTCTGCATCACTTCAAAAATTGATCTTTTGTAATGATTCGCTGCAACAGTCAATTTTTCAATAGTCGTATCCCCTATTCCTCGTGCCGGATAATTGATAACACGTATTAAAGCTTCTTCGTCCTTAGGATTAAGTACTAATCGCAAATAACACAAAACGTCTTTGATTTCTTTTCTTTGGTAAAAAGACAAACCTCCATAAATTCGATACGGAATATCTCTTTTTCTGAGTGCATCTTCCATTGCTCGCGATTGCGCATTAGTTCGATACAAAATAGCAAATTGACCGTTAGTCATTTGATTTTGCATTTTTTGTTCGAAAATAGTGCTGGCAACAAAACGACCTTCTTCTGCATCGGTTAAACTGCGGTGTACTTTAATTTTTGGTCCAAACTCATTGGCAGTCCAAACCACCTTCTCCAGTTTGGTTTTATTATGTTCCATTACCGTATTTGCTGCTTCCACAATATTTCGGGACGAACGGTAATTTTGTTCTAATCTATAGGTCTGAACACCTTGATAATCTTTTTGGAAATTCAGGATATTATTGATGTTCGCTCCACGGAAAGCATAAATACTTTGTGCATCATCACCCACCACACAAATATTCTGGAATTTATCCGATAAAGCACGAACAATCAAATATTGAGAATGGTTAGTATCCTGGTACTCATCCACCAGAATATAGCGGAAACGATTTTGGTATTTGGCTAAAACTTCCGGAAAACGAGTTAATAATTCATTGGTTTTCAACAATAAATCATCAAAATCCATCGCTCCCGATTTGAAACAACGATCTACATAAGCCTGATAGATTTCGCCCATTCTCGGCTTTTTAGCCATGGCATCGGCTTCCTGTAAATCGGGATCATTGAAATAGGCTTTTACCGTAATCAAACTATTTTTGAAAGTCGAAATTCGGCTTAGAATCTGTTTGGGTTTATAGATATCCCTGTCCAATTGCATTTCTTTAATAATTCCGGAAATAGCACGCAGCGAATCCTGAGAATCATAAATAGTAAAATTAGAAGGATAACCTAATTTGTCTGCTTCCGAACGTAAAATTTTAGCGAAAATAGAGTGAAAAGTTCCCATCCAAAGGTTTTTGGCTTCGCTGGCACCCACAATGTCAGCAATACGGTTTTTCATCTCACGCGCCGCTTTATTGGTAAAGGTAAGCGACAAAATATTAAAAGCATCAATTCCCTGATGCATCAAATAAGCAATTCTAATGGTTAACACACGGGTTTTTCCAGAACCGGCACCGGCAATAATAATCATTGGACCATCTTTTTGTAGTACTGGTGCGCGCTGAGCTTCGTTGAGTTGCGAAATATATTGTTGCATTATTTTTTTCTATTTATGCAAAAATAAGTATTTACAGGGATTTATTTCGTAAAGATTCTCAAAGTAACACAGAGAAACGCAAAGTTTTTTTTAACCATAAACTAATACTTCTCTTTGCTATATACTTTCACAGAGATTCGCTAAGAAACTCAGAGAGACACAAAGCATTTTATTTAATTTCTTTGCGAAGCTTTGTGTAATATATTCCGCAAA
Protein-coding sequences here:
- a CDS encoding type I restriction enzyme HsdR N-terminal domain-containing protein — its product is MQKLNFQAYTFRFKNSENKTAIFDEIRKKFIILTPEEWVRQHVVRFLLEEKKYPKSLINVEKVLLVNGLRKRYDVVVFNPDGSIHILVECKAPEVKITQGTFDQIARYNMTMKSSFLMVSNGLNHYFCQMDYENEKYQFQAELPDYKIENTPKP
- a CDS encoding glycosyltransferase family 2 protein; the encoded protein is MKKIAVVILNWNGTKLLEQFLPSVVKYSPEAEIYVADNASTDDSVDFVKANFPTVKIVKNTGNYGFAKGYNEALQHIDAEIYALVNSDIEVTENWLNPILETFENEPKTAIIQPKLLDFKNKEYFEYAGAAGGFIDKYGYPYCRGRIFETIEKDNGQYNDALEITWASGACFFIRSKVYHELKGFDADFFAHQEEIDLCWRAKNLNYTIKYNPNSVVYHVGGATLQQGNPKKTFLNFRNSLLMLVKNLPKESLYSVLFIRLLLDGIAGIHFLTQGKFSHFWAILKAHFYFYSLFSETYKKRGDFQSKTYYTVKSIVINYYLNNGKVFAK
- a CDS encoding OmpA/MotB family protein yields the protein MKKVVIALSVLALLTSCVSKKKYAALEAKNKETQDLLNTATVKLNSCLEEKAGLTARVEGLKEQNQGLISTSKDLTMLTAKGAENLEKSLESLKEKDLKISRLQDALTRKDSVTLAVVTSLKSVVGLNDEDIEINVEKGVVFISISDKMLFKTGSYNVTDRAKSVLAKVAKVVNDKPDFECMVEGHTDNVPYIGNNILLDNWDLSVKRSTSIIRVLTNELGVKPEQLVAAGRSSYVPLVPNTSAENRAKNRRTRILVLPKIDQFYDMVEKEMKKQQK
- a CDS encoding M23 family metallopeptidase, which gives rise to MKKYYFVILLCFNLVVGYSQSENIENPAILKQFQNLYNTSQYDKIHASFSDFAKKNLPLNEMKDFLTKLNSSYGAIHKMELVGFKDNFDVYKTDFDKGVLCLYLALSDTKISGIYASPYDASKFPEIKRNVTPMQLPFKEEWTVFWGGDTRILNYHVVSNFQQNAFDIVINKEGKSYKTDGKTNEDYYCFGKEIIAPCDAEVVFAIDGIKDNVPGVMNTMFLLGNSILLKTKNEEYILLAHFKQNSLKVKQGDFIKQGKLLGLSGNSGNSSEPHLHFHIQNQESFDKAKGIKCYFDSLKVNGTLKKNYSPIKGDKITNYF
- a CDS encoding L-threonylcarbamoyladenylate synthase; the protein is MAEFIKIYEDKPSEAAIAKVVKVLRDGGLVIYPTDTVYGLGCDITNSRALEKIAKIKGVKLEKAKFSFICHDLSNLSDYVKQIDTATFKILKRALPGPYTFILPGNNNLPREFKKKTTVGIRVPENNITLEIVRVLGNPIVTMSIRDEDDVVEYTTDPELIFEKWQNLVDMVIDGGYGDNVASTIIDLSGHEPEVIREGKGSLDIL
- a CDS encoding ATP-dependent helicase → MQQYISQLNEAQRAPVLQKDGPMIIIAGAGSGKTRVLTIRIAYLMHQGIDAFNILSLTFTNKAAREMKNRIADIVGASEAKNLWMGTFHSIFAKILRSEADKLGYPSNFTIYDSQDSLRAISGIIKEMQLDRDIYKPKQILSRISTFKNSLITVKAYFNDPDLQEADAMAKKPRMGEIYQAYVDRCFKSGAMDFDDLLLKTNELLTRFPEVLAKYQNRFRYILVDEYQDTNHSQYLIVRALSDKFQNICVVGDDAQSIYAFRGANINNILNFQKDYQGVQTYRLEQNYRSSRNIVEAANTVMEHNKTKLEKVVWTANEFGPKIKVHRSLTDAEEGRFVASTIFEQKMQNQMTNGQFAILYRTNAQSRAMEDALRKRDIPYRIYGGLSFYQRKEIKDVLCYLRLVLNPKDEEALIRVINYPARGIGDTTIEKLTVAANHYKRSIFEVMQNIDRIDLKLNSGTKQKLQDFVTMIQSFQVINENQDAFYITDHVSKKTGLVQELKKDATPEGMAKIQNIEELLNGIKDFTEGQREIDGARGSLSEFMEDVALATDLDKDTGDEDRVALMTIHLAKGLEFPHVFVVGMEEDLFPSAMSMSTRSELEEERRLFYVALTRAEHQAYLTYSQSRYRWGKLTDSEPSRFIEEIDGQFLEYLTPAESNYRFKPMIDKDVFGDVDKSKLRLAKPSNGTPPKYITDNQPKPEAAIRKLKPVSSNAPSGAANLFDNQLTAGNIVMHERFGRGQVLNLEGVGADKKAEIKFEVGGIKKLLLRFAKLDVIG